The Breoghania sp. L-A4 sequence AGCAGCACCAGCCTCGGACGGCCGATCAGCGCCTGGGCGAGGCCGAGCCGTTGGCGCATACCCTTGGAATAGGTGCCGACACGGCGCTTGCCGGCCTCGGCGAGACCGACGCGCTCGAGCAGCGCCACCGCCTTGGCCGGATCCTCACCCTTGAGCCGGGCGTAAAAGCGCAACACTTCCTCGCCGCTCAGCGTCTTCTGGAAGGCCACGGCCTCCGGCAGATAGGCCGAAGCGCCGCGCGCGGCGGCGCTGCCCGGAGCCGCATCCAGAACCGCGATCGAGCCGCTGTCGGGGCGCAGGAAGCCGAGGATCATCTTGAACAACGTGGTCTTGCCGGCGCCATTGTGGCCGAGCAGCGCGACGCGCTCGCCCGCGGCGAGATCAAAGCTCACACCCCGGATGACCGGACGCCGGTCGAAGGCGAGACTGACGGTGTCGAGCGACAGGATGCTCATCCCTGAACTCCGGCGTGAGGCGTGGAAAGGACCGGCGCATGCATCAGCGGCGCTGAATCGACGATACCGCCGGGCAGCAGCGCGAGGAACTGCGATTGCGTCCAGCGCAGCAGCTGCACGGCCGGGCTGCCGGTCAAGAGCTTGGCCGCCGGCTGGGTCCACAGGATCTGATCGACGATGTCGTTGGGGCGAAAGACCGTGTCGGCGATGCCGTCGCCGTTGACGTCGAAGGCGGCATGGTCGCTCCAGTAGTTGCCGCGGCCACCGGCGCTCCAATCGAGATTGCGCGTTCCGACGTATTTCACCTGGGTCTGGTTGCCGACAAAGGCATTGCCGGCAAAGGTGTTGCGCGCCGAGCCGGCGGTGAAATGGATGCCGATCGGACAGCGCTCGAACCGGTTGCCGGTGACCTGGTTCTTGTTGGCGTTGTACATGAACAGGCACTTCTCGCCGCCGCCCCGCACCAGGTTGCCGGAGATCACCGCGTCGTTGGCGTAGTTCAGCATCAGGCCGTGATCGCGGTCGCCGATCGAGACATTGTCCTTGATCAGCAGGCCTGAGGAGAACATGAGGGCGTAGCCGATGGTGTTGCCGGTCGAGACGTTGCCGACGATCTCGCCATCGTTGCCGTGCATGTAATGGATGGCGAAGCGCAGATCCTCGAAGCGGTTGGCGCGCAGGACGTCGGCCTTGCTGGTGTTGACGAAAATACCGTCGCGGCCGAAGCGGATGGTGTTGTACTCGGCGAGGAGCCGCGGCGCGTTCCAGACATAGATGCCGTTGCCGCGCTCGTTCGGCCTGAGGTCGCGCCGGCCCTCGATCAGGTTGTTGGAGACGCGCGTATCGGCCGGACCGTGCACATCGACGCCGACGAGATTGTCGAGCATGCGGTTGTCGCGCACGACGGCGCGGTCGGCCTTGTCGGTCAGTTTCACGGCGGCATCAAGCGTCTGCTGCGACAGGCCCGAGCCGGTCAGCGTCAGCCCGGCGATCGTGACGTCGGGCGCGTCGACCGTGATCACGCTGCCGGTGCCCGACCCGGCGATGGTGGCCAGGCCTTCGCCGAGCAGCGTCAGGGGCCGGTCAATGACAACCGGCCCTTCGTGCGTGCCTGGCGCGAGCCGGAGAACATCCCCGGCCCGCGCGGTTCCGATGGCCATGACAAGCGCGCCGGGCCCAGCCGCGACCGCGCGCTCCGCCGCACCCGCCGGCGCGAGAGCGCCGGCGAGGAGACAGACCGTGAGGCCGATGATGGGGACGGCGCGCCTCATCGTCATGCCGCGCGCGGCTCG is a genomic window containing:
- a CDS encoding ABC transporter ATP-binding protein — translated: MSILSLDTVSLAFDRRPVIRGVSFDLAAGERVALLGHNGAGKTTLFKMILGFLRPDSGSIAVLDAAPGSAAARGASAYLPEAVAFQKTLSGEEVLRFYARLKGEDPAKAVALLERVGLAEAGKRRVGTYSKGMRQRLGLAQALIGRPRLVLLDEPTSGLDPISRQNFYELVEEVAGLGATVLLSSHALTEVEARTDRILILSRGRLVADDTLSKLRGAAGLPIRLRVQASDPAAVAAKLGGARVNGQGVELVCAPDDKLARLAAITALGPLVTDIDVALPSLDDVYRHFSGEAAKEH
- a CDS encoding nitrous oxide reductase family maturation protein NosD codes for the protein MTMRRAVPIIGLTVCLLAGALAPAGAAERAVAAGPGALVMAIGTARAGDVLRLAPGTHEGPVVIDRPLTLLGEGLATIAGSGTGSVITVDAPDVTIAGLTLTGSGLSQQTLDAAVKLTDKADRAVVRDNRMLDNLVGVDVHGPADTRVSNNLIEGRRDLRPNERGNGIYVWNAPRLLAEYNTIRFGRDGIFVNTSKADVLRANRFEDLRFAIHYMHGNDGEIVGNVSTGNTIGYALMFSSGLLIKDNVSIGDRDHGLMLNYANDAVISGNLVRGGGEKCLFMYNANKNQVTGNRFERCPIGIHFTAGSARNTFAGNAFVGNQTQVKYVGTRNLDWSAGGRGNYWSDHAAFDVNGDGIADTVFRPNDIVDQILWTQPAAKLLTGSPAVQLLRWTQSQFLALLPGGIVDSAPLMHAPVLSTPHAGVQG